A part of Bombus huntii isolate Logan2020A chromosome 16, iyBomHunt1.1, whole genome shotgun sequence genomic DNA contains:
- the LOC126874304 gene encoding vacuolar fusion protein CCZ1 homolog yields the protein MSSKTEVTLEHFYIFNGTYAKKEGEAKKKILYYYPERDLDVQIKNIGLSEAIIKFAQSFNPGQPCDYCHTHKTRQIYYQPESNFWMVMIVGVPYIWKEKDGNKYTEYQYDEVSSSVCQSILKQAYVMFRLFMGSFDTIINEPDCGSITLLKHKLEHFYSRYLMSLKLNNSDILDVFQGLQFLPLDKITFLRVQCFMNLVEAMFSQVKYTAFLYNDQVVWSGLEPEDMQVVYNYLVSTLLPAHLEKELHEGSMPRNSPSPFTTTHYGKFVTGPSSINEPSLIGKSPKVYINYSTKPVSLYLVVYRALSATICLFVDSKTSLLIDFFKSLDSFLGPQLTTLVSSVAEQCAKHVIVSSESCKYLYFNKLNLAYKSTIHPDNRRCSNVLTTPEVLRVITDIYNDTNKLKEAGEIIIKTMSDYWVVGKLSNLREFFVVIQQKSASIMEIEDDVKKLCEKELKSIFFH from the exons ATGTCATCGAAAACGGAGGTTACATtagaacatttttatatattcaatggcacatatgctaaaaaagaGGGAGAGgcaa aaaaaaagattctCTATTATTATCCAGAAAGAGATTTAGAtgttcaaattaaaaatataggaCTCAGCGAAGCAATTATTAAATTTGCGCA aTCATTTAATCCTGGTCAACCATGCGATTATTGTCATACACATAAAACTCGTCAAATTTATTATCAACCAGAATCAAATTTTTGGATGGTGATG ATTGTCGGTGTACCTTACAtatggaaagagaaagatggtaacaaatatacagaatatcaATACGATGAAGTTTCTAGCAGTGTTTGTCAATCTATATTGAAGCAAGCGTATGTTATGTTTAGACTATTTATGGGATCATTTGACACCATTATTAATGAACCTGATTGTGGGTCGATAACGTTACTAAAACACAAActtgaacatttttattcaaGG TATCTAATGTCTTTAAAGTTGAATAATAGTGATATTTTGGATGTTTTCCAAGGCTTACAATTCTTACCTCTTGacaaaataacatttttacgGGTTCAATGTTTTATGAATCTTGTAGAAGCCATGTTTTCTCAAGTGAAATATACTGCATTTCTTTACAACGATCAAGTCGTGTG GAGTGGTTTGGAGCCGGAGGATATGCAAGTAGTTTATAATTATCTAGTGAGTACGCTTTTACCAGCTCATCTTGAAAAAGAATTACACGAGGGTTCAATGCCTAGAAATTCACCTTCACCATTTACTACCACTCACTATGGAAA atTTGTCACTGGCCCATCTAGTATTAATGAACCAAGCTTAATTGGTAAATCTCCTAAAGTATATATCAATTATTCTACAAAACCGGTGTCGTtatatttagttgtttacagAGCATTAAGCGCTACAATATGTTTGTTTGTTGACA GCAAAACAAGTTTGTTAATAGATTTCTTTAAAAGCCTGGATAGTTTTCTTGGCCCACAATTAACTACACTTGTTAGTTCGGTTGCAGAACAATGTGCTAAACACGTAATAGTTTCGTCGGAATCTTGCAAGTAcctgtattttaataaacttAATTTAGCATATAAAAGTACAATACATCCGGATAATAGGCGATGTTCTAATGTGCTTACAACGCCCGAAGTGTTGAGAGTTATCACTGATATATATAATGACACCAATAA aTTAAAAGAGGCTGGAGAGATaattataaaaactatgaGCGATTATTGGGTTGTTGGAAAGTTATCGAACTTGAGGGAAttttttgtagttattcaacaaAAAAGTGCAAGTATAATGGAAATAGAAG atgACGTGAAAAAACTATgtgaaaaagaattaaaaagtatatttttccattaa
- the LOC126874299 gene encoding probable 28S rRNA (cytosine(4447)-C(5))-methyltransferase: protein MGRKAKFNDTTVSSGHGRKAKKQGDPTFPKGVLVKEKKELSHRQKQRARKRLLKKQKLSEKVRKLQQNNDEKVDDAVTISKLLKIKKREKSLKEGPRNDSFGRKNDQMQFDNDINISDNEGVIQDEQQKIKRKKLLDNDTEDETDKGSSDNEEMDYEEVDQSEEDDDSSNNDDVDLLPIEKANKKLKKKQEEEQKLAEEEMHDMALQQCVFTFPTKEELADVTNLKDVQQRIKDVIMILSDFKRLRDINRSRTEYMDLLRSDLCTYYSYNNFLMEKLIQIFPLDELLEFLEASEVQRPMTIRTNILKTRRRDLAEALINRGVNLDPIGKWTKVGLVIYSSQVPMGATPEYLAGHYILQGASSFLPVMALDPKENERVLDMCAAPGGKSSHIAALMKNTGVLFSNDANEERIKAVVGNFHRLGITNSIVCTYDGRKLPTVIKGFDRVLLDAPCTGTGVVSKDPSVKTNKDEVDIQRCCTLQKELLLAAIDCANARSESGGIIVYSTCSILPEENEWVIDFALKKRDVKLIPTGLEFGAEGFTSYRQYRFHPSLKLTKRFYPHVHNMDGFFVAKLKKFSNIVHKNKDAEEETFD from the exons atggGACGAAAAGCTAAGTTTAATGATACAACTGTGTCGAGCGGTCATGGAAGAAAAGCAAAGAAGCAAGGAGATCCAACATTTCCAAAGGGAGTACTAG taaaagaaaaaaaagagttAAGTCATAGACAGAAGCAACGAGCAAGGAAAAGATtattaaagaaacaaaagttAAGTGAAAAAGTAAGGAAATTACAGCAAAATAATGACGAGAAGGTGGATGACGCTGTAACTATCtcaaaactattaaaaataaagaaaagggAGAAATCTCTTAAAGAAGGACCAAGAAATGACAGTTTCGGTCGTAAAAATGATCAAATGCAGTTTGACaatgatattaatatatcTGATAATGAAGGAGTAATACAAGACGAGCAACAAAagattaaaagaaagaaattacttGACAATGACACAGAGGACGAAACTGATAAAGGATCCAGTGACAATGAAGAAATGGATTATGAGGAAGTAGATCAAAGTGAGGAAGATGATGATAGTTCTAATAACGATGATGTTGATCTACTTCCTATTGAAAAAGCAAATAAGAAGTTGAAAAAGAAGCAAGAAGAAGAACA AAAGCTAGCAGAGGAGGAAATGCATGATATGGCCCTACAGCAATGTGTCTTTACTTTTCCCACTAAAGAAGAGCTTGCAGATGTTACTAATCTGAAAGATGTACAACAACGTATAAAAGACGTTATTATGATATTATCAGATTTTAAAAGGTTGCGCGATATAAACAG ATCGCGTACTGAATATATGGACCTTCTTAGAAGTGATTTATGTACATACTATagttataataatttcttgatggaaaaattgatacaaatatttcCACTGGATGAGTTATTAGAATTTTTGGAAGCAAGTGAAGTCCAGAGGCCTATGACGATACGAACGAATATATTGAAAACACGTCGTCGCGACTTAGCTGAA gCTTTGATCAACAGAGGGGTCAATTTAGATCCTATTGGCAAATGGACAAAAGTTGGATTAGTGATTTATTCGTCGCAAGTTCCTATGGGTGCGACACCAGAGTATTTAGCAGGACATTACATTCTCCAGGGTGCATCTAGCTTCTTACCTGTTATGGCTTTGGATCCTAAAGAAAACGAGAGGGTTCTTGATATGTGTGCCGCGCCCGGAGGAAAATCATCACACATAGCAGCGCTTATGAAAAACACAGGTGTACTCTTCTCGAACGATGCAAACGAAGAAAGGATAAAAGCAGTTGTCGGCAATTTTCACAGACTTGGCATCACGAATTCAATCGTTTGTACTTACGATGGGCGAAAGTTACCAACA GTGATTAAAGGTTTCGATAGAGTATTATTAGATGCACCATGCACTGGTACTGGTGTTGTTTCAAAAGATCCAAGTGTTAAAACAAACAAAGATGAAGTAGATATACAGCGTTGTTGTACATTACAAAAGGAATTACTTTTGGCGGCTATAGATTGTGCTAATGCACGTTCGGAATCCGGTGGGATTATCGTTTATTCTACGTGTTCGATTCTTCCGGAAGAAAATGAATGGGTCATTGATTTTGCTCTTAAGAAACGTGATGTTAAATTAATACCAACTGGATTGGAATTTGGCGCCGAAGGTTTTACCAGTTATAGACAATACAGATTTCATCCTTCGTTGAAATTAACCAAACGATTTTATCCCCATGTGCATAATATGGACGGATTTTTCGtagcgaaattaaaaaagttctCCAATATTGTTCACAAAAACAAAGATGCAGAGGAAGAAACTTTTGATTAA
- the LOC126874306 gene encoding guanine nucleotide-binding protein G(o) subunit alpha, with amino-acid sequence MGCAMSAEERAALARSKQIEKNLKEDGIQAAKDIKLLLLGAGESGKSTIVKQMKIIHESGFTPEDFKQYRPVVYSNTIQSLVAILRAMPNLDINFSTNEREPDAKMVFDVIQRMEDTEPFSEELLAAMNRLWADSGVQECFGRSNEYQLNDSAKYFLDDLDRLGARDYQPTEQDILRTRVKTTGIVEVHFSFKNLNFKLFDVGGQRSERKKWIHCFEDVTAIIFCVAMSEYDQVLHEDETTNRMQESLKLFDSICNNKWFTDTSIILFLNKKDLFEEKIRKSPLTICFPEYAGAQEYGEAAAYIQAQFEARNKSTTKEIYCHMTCATDTDNIQFVFDAVTDVIIANNLRGCGLY; translated from the exons ATGGGCTGCGCCATGTCCGCTGAAGAGCGGGCCGCACTGGCCCGTAGCAAGCAGATCGAGAAGAATCTGAAGGAGGATGGTATCCAGGCTGCTAAGGATATCAAGCTGCTACTGCTTG gTGCCGGAGAATCTGGGAAAAGTACCATCGTTAAACAAATGAA AATTATCCATGAAAGCGGATTTACACCGGAAGACTTCAAGCAGTACAGGCCCGTAGTATACAGCAACACGATACAATCTCTAGTCGCTATTCTCAGAGCGATGCCGAATTTGGACATCAACTTTTCGACCAATGAACGGGAG CCGGACGCGAAAATGGTGTTCGACGTGATCCAAAGAATGGAGGACACGGAACCATTCAGCGAGGAGCTTTTGGCTGCGATGAATAGACTTTGGGCCGACAGCGGGGTCCAGGAATGCTTTGGCAGGAGCAACGAGTATCAACTCAACGACTCGGCGAAATA TTTCCTGGATGATCTAGACCGATTAGGGGCCAGGGATTATCAGCCTACGGAGCAAGATATTTTAAGGACCCGTGTTAAAACAACGGGAATAGTCGAAGTCCACTTTTCTTTCAAGAATCTTAATTTCAA ATTGTTCGACGTGGGCGGCCAAAGAAGCGAACGTAAGAAATGGATCCATTGCTTCGAGGATGTTACCGCGATCATATTTTGCGTTGCGATGTCCGAGTACGATCAAGTCCTGCACGAAGACGAAACGACG AATCGAATGCAAGAAAGCTTGAAACTGTTCGACTCAATTTGCAATAACAAATGGTTTACCGACACCTCGATTATTCTCTTCTTGAACAAAAAGGATCTTTTCGAGGAGAAAATTCGCAAGTCTCCGCTCACCATTTGCTTCCCCGAATATGCCg GGGCGCAAGAGTACGGTGAAGCAGCCGCGTACATCCAGGCGCAATTCGAGGCGAGAAACAAGTCAACCACTAAGGAGATCTACTGCCACATGACTTGCGCTACTGATACCGACAACATTCAATTCGTGTTCGACGCAGTCACAGACGTCATTATCGCCAATAATCTCCGTGGCTGCGGTCTCTATTAG